A region of the Phaseolus vulgaris cultivar G19833 chromosome 11, P. vulgaris v2.0, whole genome shotgun sequence genome:
TTCCAATTAGAAAATATGAATCTGTGATATTATTATAGTAATGACGTTGTATTTCGTATAAGATTTTATTAATGTCATGACACTTTGCATGTCAATCTACACACCgataaattataattgaaatgTAATTTTTACAATATTCAATGCCAATTGCTAGTTTTCACTGTGCACTGTAAATTGACATCTTACTAAACATAACCAAAGCTAGTTTTCATAATTATACCTATTGCACTATTTTCCGGAACCTTAAGCTTTCCTTGTGCAGTTACAGACCATGAAAatggttaaaaataaaatattttcattaaaaatatatataaaagaaaagatAAGTGGTGCAAAGAGGAAAAAAGTGATGTAAATAGGAGGGGCCATACATAAACTATTCTATCACAAGTCAtcaatatagaaaaaaaaaaaaacaaacatatgTCATATTGTATTatacataatttaataataaaaattaccaCAGCTATCAAGATTAATTAtggtaattaaaaataatgtaaataatttgaataaacTAATTACATCAATCATGCTAATTATTACCATGATTAACAATttaatgaattaataaaataaaaggtactccaatccatatataaaagaaaagaaagtttgATAGTTGTAAAATGAGATGCACACAAAATGAAGATGGGATACGAAAATAGAATATATGGTATTTCCTTTTATGTTGAAATTCTTCGTTTCATGAGATTCAATAATTACTTCTCTTCGGACACAAAGCTGTAATTCTTATCATGGCGAAGCTCGAAGAAATGGACAATTCCGTAGCcaaaatcaagaagaagagGAATCATGGATCCACCAGATTCTTTGTCTTTGTTGATTACCTTTTCCTCTTTATTTTCCTGGGTTTCCTATGCTTCATTATCTTCAAAATTATGAACATTTGATTCCTCCGAAACCACACGAAaccaacaattttattttattttaaatgaaccAGGTACCTACCCcacttcatttttatttggtgtaTGCCATAAAAACTGCATTTCTCCTTTCATTATATAGATGCTGCGAGATTAATCGTGtacaaaattttgaatataGGAGACTTTGTGTGTATCCCTTTATCAGATTTCCTTCATATGTCATTGTGCTTGAGTTTCTTTTGTTCAATTTTAGTTATTATCAATTTCTGTTCCTTTTACCAATAATGATTACCTATACACAACTTGTTTCTTGTTGTTGTATTGTGTATTTTCTATGTTATACTGTACTTACAATATAAACAGAACATAATGGAATGACTTATAGAATGCTTGTTTTGTCCCTCTCAATGAagagcaaaaataaataaataaatgtgaagcATTTTAAAGATGTTTCAATCCTATTACATAAGAGAGGTTATGAAAGGTTATGATGCATGTATAATCTTTAAAACAACAGAACAAGAACCATACATTTCAATTCAAATGAACATCTAACACTCAATTTGGTGAACCAACTAAACACTAGATCCTGTGTAATACAAAACAGCTCTACACCAAAAGGATATGATTGTTCTGTGATACAACGAATTTTGCCGGTATAGATTAATGAATAGGAGATGTTGTTTCATTGGGGATCAGTGAATGCTATTTTTGGTAATCTCATTGATTATATTGAAGGAATAATCATCATAATTCAGTATATTATAGGCTTCTGaatttttttctagtttttgaAATTGCTTACTGCAGTTACATTCCAGGACTTTGTATTGTGCTATACTATTGATTTCTTTACTTTGCTAAGTATGCTTCTTTTAATGAATCTACTTCGTTTCCTTTTATTCTGACAGTTTACAAGGACATGTCGTGTGGCAGATCAAATTTCAAACCTGGAAGGTTGTGCCATGTTCAGTTTTGATCTGATCCTAGCATGTCACACTTGGATAAGGAGGATTCTACAATACCCTTAATACCCTAGTATATATACTCATAATTTCAGGTGATTGGCATAAAATATGATCAAATAGTTACCCAGTTACAGCTCTTGTAACAATTACTTAAGTTGATATAGATCCTTTCATGTTATTTTTCAACATGAATTGTCAAGTTACCagtgagaaatatataaaacGAATTATATGGTAGGACCTTTTTTTTCGGAGTCCCACATTCACTTTATGTTTTTCTCTCGTAAGACTATGATAATCACGATAGAAAATGGTAAATGCACAGTTTTTGGGTGTATGAATAGAGGAAAGACAGGAACAGAAAGGAAAAGAAGATAATGATATGTATAAATGAGATGAAATTATGATACTAACAACCTAGACAAAAGAGAATCCAAGATCCTATCTGATTGAATTTCACCTTACATGTAGGACCAGTATTCGCTGCAGATAGATAAgtttattaaatttgaattgtaaaacaaaaaagaagagtGTAGACTTTGTGTagttcaaaaaaaaattgtagagaTGCAGTACTTGTTAATGTCACTTTAGTGGTGCCCTTTGAATATAGCATCCTCTATGAGCTGGAAATTCTGTTATAAAATTCCAAactcaatatttatttaatgttacATCTGATTCGTTCTTACTTCTGATACGTTCTACCAGTATGATCTATCTACCTTTACTGTGATAAAGTAGGACAGCTAAAATTCATAGCAAAATTGTGTAGGGTTTCTTGTACAAATGTAAACTGATGGTGACCTCAGAGTATGATTTTTGTGGGGTAAACATTGGAATGAGGGATCCTTTTGAAATGCTGATATTTTTGACCTCTGGTTTAAAGGACAACTACTTAATACTGCAACCTATTGTCATAGTACGGAAAAGAGAAATCATTACATAGTGTTGATAAATATCTATATGAAACTTAGtcaataaaaattaacaaaattaaattatttttttatatagagaTTGACTGTTATGAGTGGATTCAAAGTCGTATGATAATTTCTCTGATAGGATAGTAGAATAAATGGCTTTGGAGTTTTGATTAGCTTATTTTATACTAAATAGTTTAGAATCAAAAtctttttagaaataaaaaatgtttttctttcacAGAAAAATAAGCAAATTTACTAATGCAGAGTAGTAAGAGTATGTGTGCGTTTCTTGATTCTACTTTCTCATTGTTGGCATGAGAGAAGCATAACCATGATGCATGTGATGGACTTGTGGTAGTTTGGTTTATTCGCTTGCTGATAGCACACCTACTACGTATTTGTGTACCGAAATTCTGTCTTTCCTATGATGTGAGATGCTGGAGGAAAATAAATGAGTTTGCTGCCATAGCAAAGGTTTTAATTTGTTCTCCGTACAGAGTATGAATCAAGACCAAGTGGTTGGTTTGAAGCGTGATGTTGAATATCTTGTCCTTATTGTAATTGATATCAGTTTGTGCTACTGTCGGTGTGTCACATTTGTTCTGTGTGATTTGTTGCTTACTTGTAAAGTCTGCATTGATTTACCATGTGCTGAATGGCCAATATAGATTAAAAAACCCTATATTCGTGCTTTTTCCAGTAATAATTATTTGACACCCTTGCTGTAATACATCCCCACTGGCAAACTAATGAACAGGGAAAAAGATTGGTGGACATTGGACACAAATCTATAATTAACACCTATTTAAAAAAGTGTAGACACATAAAAGGCGATATAATGGGATAGGAAAAGAAATTATAGGTACTGATAAAGTGTATCTGTCAACAAAAAACTATGCATGAAAAGAGAATATCAGTAGGTAAGAGACATAAATGGAGACGGGTATAAAATGTGGGGTATGAAGAGGGTGTCAAAAATTTGGAAGCGTAAAAGCAAAATAACTTTATCAGCAACTACTTTGAATTGAAGAACAAATAAACTTACGTCACACTTAATTTAGCTTAAAACAATACAAATAAGGACAAAACAGAAAGACTTGACAGTCCACGGTGATCACCATATACACGCACCAATGTGCATATGGACACACTTATTTATCGATTGCTATGGCTAGAAAATAGGGAAAAAAAAAGACAATATTAAGCATAAATAATCACCTTACGAACTACCTCtagcatgcatgcatgcattaCAAACATGCACGAGTTAACTCATGGATGAATTGGTGCTGGAACACTGCCACCACTGCCAGGAATGGGAACCTCATAACCAGGGTTTGGGACAAAAGTGTCATCACCACCTGGAACATAACTGCGACCAGTTGATCCTGATCCTGATCCAGTTCCTGGTCCTGATCCAGTTCCTGGTCCTGATCCAGTTCCAGTTCCTATTCCTGATCCAGTTCCTATTCCTGTTCCTGTTCCTGCTCCTGCTCCTCCATTACCATGAGTAAATGGATTGTGAGGTGTAAGGTGAAATTTGGGTGGAAATCCTACAGGTCCAATGCCAGGAATATAAACCCTATCATGAGACTTGAACAAGAACTGAGGCTCTTTCTTGTCTTGTGTGTTGGTTTTCTCGGCAATGCTGCGACCTGCAACTGCTGTGGCAATGAGAATATTGGAAATGAGCACAAGTGCAAGGAATGGAGAAGCTTTGGAAGCCATTTTCAGAGCTAAGAAAAGTGTGGAAGCCAGGAGGGTATGACTCAGGTGTCTTTAATAGGGTTTGTTTATCAGTTGTGTTGAAGACTTGAGGGAGTGATATGCATTATTTATATGATTCTATGTTCTACAGTGTGGAGTGAACTTTGGCGGTGAGTTAAATGTAGTTCTTGAGCAAGGATTAATGTGATTCAGATGCATGCATGGTGATGGGGTCAGTTGGTAGCTGAACATTTCTCTGGGTTTGGCTTTATTACTTTCTATTTGGGGAAGAAGGTTACCAATGTGAGAGCGGCTACTAAAGGGAGACATCATGAGGCTGATTTATGCACCGTAATTTGTAGAGAAGCTGgaattaattttaatcaaacTTCACAATTCTAATATTGTATATAATTACttgataattttattataataatataatataatataataatatgagtATGAGtcacaatttttaaattttactattACTATATTACTATAAGATGGTTGCAAATTGGTTACTTTCTCTACTTTAGTTACTTCAACAATGGCTTAAGAGCTCAATGTTAGAAAAGGTATTTCTTTCCTGGATGaagaaaatattcaaaaaaattgtGAAGCTTATTCGATGTCTCACTTACTAATTGGATAGCGGcctaaagttaaaaaataaaaaataaaaaataaaaaataaaaaataaaaaataaaaatgttttaagtcACTTAAAACACCACTACTTGATAGAGAGGAAGACAGGAagtcatatttaatttttcacatagCAATAAATGTAAAACCATTACTATATAGCAATAAATGTAAAACCATTACTATAGATTCAGTTACCATTGGATCGGACTCAAAATTTGACAACTCATTTGAACATCTTGTCCTTTATTATGGACGAATCATTCGTTGATACATCTAAGTAAGGAAATATTCAATTCACACACTAGTTTTTGTATTTGAGGGTTTTCATCTTCTTTGTTCTCTATTTGTAAGTGATTAAGACTCCTTGTACAATTTCTTGATCATAGtacaattatttcttttttctggACGACCATGACTTTATCCTTTCTTTTGAGGGATTTTCCACATTAAAATCTTAGTGTCTTTGTTTGTGATTTTGGTGATTTACTATTGTAGTTCATTTGTTGTTGCTCCTCCTAGATTCTTGCAAGTTATGAGAATTTATTTCTGTTGCATTAACTATTAGAGTATGATATGTATTGGtattgtgttgttgttttccCTCAAACTGGCATTAGTACATTTTGGCTTTGGTTTCGGGGCTATTTGACTTGCTTGAGTGATGgagaaaaatatagtaaaaTGGTTGCTTTGAAACGCACTAATTATCACTTGTGGAAGGGTAAAATAAAATACTTGttatttgttaagaaaatgcatcTTCTTATCTTTGCTACTCATAAGTCAGATTCTATGTTTGAAGAATACTAAGACTTTGAACACAAACAGGTGTGTGGTTTTATTCAACAATTTGTATAAGTCAATGTTTATAATCACATTACTAATGGAGACACATGCTAGAACTTTGCAAGAGAAGATTGAGTCCTTTTACATTCTAAATCAAGAATAATAAAATGTATTTGTTAAATTACCTAATGAATTTGAGGTATAAGGAGAGTTCTTCTATTTTGTATCACTTGAATGAATTTTAGGGGCTTCTAGATCAAATATCATGAGTGGGTAGCaaatttgatgatgaagttTGTGTACTATGATTACTAAACACTACCTGAGTCTTGGAAGACATTTCAAGTTTCTATTACCAACTCAGGCACTAATGTTGTTGTTTCTTTACAAGCATCAAAAGGTGGTGTTCTTAATGAAGAGATGAAAAGGAAGATCCATGGTTCTTCATCTTAGTTTGAGGTGTTTGTCACTGAAAACAGGGAAGAAGTTAGAAAAAGAAACTGAAGGGTGGTAGAGAGAAAAGTTGGAGTAAGCCTGGGTCCAAATACAAGAATGTGAAGTGtcattattgtaaaaaaaaaaaaaaaaaaataaggcaCATACATACGTATTGATTTTCATgggaaaagaagaacaaaggcaAGAAGGGTAAGCCAAAAGAGAAGGATCATGATGAAGATGATAGTGTTGCTACGGCTACTTGTGGTGATTTTGTTATTCTCAATAACCATGAGTCTATTAACCTTGTATCATGAGAGCATTGGATTGTTCATATTGGATTTACATTACATGTTACACCAAGGAAGAATTTCTCCATATCTTACGCTTTTGGTGATTTTGGAGTGTTGAAGATATGTAATGATGGTGTGTCTAAGGTGATGGATGTTGGTTTGTCGACAAACCAACATTAGAATGCAATTGTTGCTTAAAGGAGTCAAACATGCTCTTGATGTTCGTTTTAATTTGAACTTTACGCTAATGCTTGATGGTGGTGGTTATAATAACCACTTTGGGTTTTGAAAGTGGAAACTCACCAAAGGTAAACTTAGTTTTGGCTAGAGGAGAGAAATAATCTAAATTGTATTGGACAAAAGCTTTGGTTGCTAAAGATAGTGTGAATGTCATGGATATTGAGGCATCTTTGTGGCATCAAAGGCTCAATCATATCAGTGAAAATGAGTTGAATTGCTTAGCTAAAAAGGATGTTCTTCAAGGGTAAAAAAGTACAGAGTTGGAGAAATGTTCCTATTGAGACCTAGACGGTCTATACCCAACTAGACAGACTGCCAACAGACTATGAACAAtgttaaaccctaaaccctaaaccctaaagaCTATAAGTAATTTTATATGCTTAGATATGTTTATGATCATGCTAACATAAGACAACCTACCAATCTATATTATTCTTCATCACAATCTATATAATCTTTAAGATTtgttttatcttattttttatacattttttattaattaaacaagtcataattaaatatatatttttagaataaaccAAGATAAAGGATCATCAAAGGGTTAGTTTATCTATTAAAAGAAATACCTTAATACAAAAATGGTCATATTGAAAAAAGAATTTGGAAATAATTTAAATAGAGATCTAGATTTTCTATATCTACAATGTTGTGTGAAATTATCTATCTTTACAGGAATATAAGAAAAGAAGTCTAAAAGTACAAATCAACACATTCCATAAATAAAGTCTATCTTGATGGAGTTTTTACAGAGATCAAACCTTTCCTCATCAAGCCTACAACGGTCTTATCCATGAACTTATATAAAGTGATCaaggatgaagatgaagataCAACACATATACACAAGAAATATACATCAAGAACAAGCAAAAAGATACATAGAGTTTTATAGTCTTATCACCTTTTGAATGTTTATTCTTTGGGTTGTTGAGACCTTGGGTGATTTAGACGCTCTACCAAGACAATTTGTTAAGCCCCTAGTCGATCTGTTGAACCATTAGACGACTTGACAACCAAAATATTATATGTGAAGtttatgtttttatgttttaatgatACCAAAGACTAACATAAATGTTAAATCTAGTCCACATAATATGCATTGCATTTATTGAGACTCTGGAAGATCTTAGACCCTATAAACATTTTGATGAAACACTATAACATTAATGACCCACAATTAAAAGATCATATGAGGATTTTATGCTTTGATGatatcaaaaacaatttcaatggTTTAATTCATTCTAACAATGATTTGTACAACTGCAATATATAGTAGACTCCTTAAGCCCTAAGCGCGTACATTATTATTCATCCTAAACAGTCAAATGAAAGTTTGAATGAGTAATAGggttttattataattgttaaaCTAAATCTTCTAAATTTATATATCTACTAAATATGCGTTCAATCAAAGAGATTTTGTGTCCAACAATGAAAAGATTACAATATGCAGAATGACTCTATTCGACtctgttttcttttatatatctTTAAAATCCATATGTCCTAAACAGATTTGTTCAAATAAATCTTGTGAATATCTCTCAACCTTCTTTAAACACacaaaaattgaataaattgaaaatctTAAGTACTCTATTTTAGTATGATACATTATCTTaaatgaaatgattttttttattatgtttttatttgtttttactaATTCATATTACAAATACTTTCAAATTAGTTTCTTAAACATATTGAAAGCAAAAACAAATTAGAAGATTGAAAATCCAAGCTTTTTGTTGAAAGTCTATAACCAAAAAAATGAAGATATGAAGATATTGTAATATCCAAACTTAACCAATTCAAGTGCCCAAGGACTTATATAAGGGGTTTGAAgatggagaaaaaaaataaaggtaaGCCAATCAATTCAAGTTATTTAAGTGATATTGTTAAAAATACAAGATTTGCAGTGAGTGTCTAATATAACTATTAGAGAATCTAGTCTTTTTTTTTGGATTGCGTGTGAAACCAGAAATTCTTCACTTTGTGAAGTTATACTTGTGTGAGCTTTCTTTGTCCTCTTTgtgagagttttttttttattcttttgaaaGTTCTTAATCCCAGTGGGGCTTAAGAAGTGTAACCTAGAGAGGTAAGAATACAATTTAACTTGGAGAGGTGAGAATACTCATTGTAACCCGAGGAGGTGGGAATACTTATTGTAACCTGAGGAGGTGAAAATACTTGTCATTACCAAGTGTGTTGgtgatgacttttttttaaggCAAATGCACAGtgttgttagaagtaataatttgtccctaaggacaaatatcgaacccacaagaaacaattgaattatcaagtaaaatattcactaaatagaaaacaaaataataaagtttgttgggagTTTATTATGATTGcaatgattaaaaataaaacaagtcaAAGTGTTTGTTagttcaattgggaaaattgggattgaggtTCATCCTCTTACTCTAATGTATTTTTAATAGCATGGTAATATTctatcctttgattgatattgatggccttataaaaatcatttatattgatttctcacatatttataaaatcttTTTATCATTACGATTAGAcattgatagcaattaacatatcaaatttattcctagcattcaaatatgttaagcattatcatttgggtcagAAACTTAAAAGTACTctccagtcaaatctaagaaTCTAGATCATAAAAATaagcattacaaataaaatgacaatatcaatcatcaatcaagaacaaaatattatatttaaatatggtctcaatacataagaatttgaacagattactctcaatctcaaatggtagaattagccactcatgttggtTATTACAAGCATTGATGagtaagaaaagaagatccaggtGGTTTCCCCTTGACGGTTGCCTCCTTTAGGGTTTCTTACACcttttattctcccaattggattcCAATCCACTCAATGATCCTcagggttgtgcctcaagcctcatatttaacctagttgggcttgggctaagtgacttctcacTTGGGCGTTATTGGGCTCGCCTGTGCGAGTTGTATGAAAAAAAGGCCCAACGCACGAGAGTGATCTCTCCTGGGTGAGATTGGGCGAGCTTGGGTGAGTGTTGGTGCGTTCCAtctttccctttttagctttgttTATTCTTCTTTTGCCCTTTCATCTTCATTCTTCCCTATAATCCttaaattaacataaatttgggaataaattgtTCTAATCCAAATTATAAACActaaatatgtaaaaagttttaaattcataaattaagggttATATTAtggttgttttatcaattaatatccataagtatttgtattttaatatgaaatattactaaaatttggCACTTATCCGTTAGTAGTGGAAGCTCTCAAGCAATTGCTTAAGGGGAATAGATGTATCCCAGGTTTGGGTGAACTAGGATATGTTCTTGTGtgttagtttttataaaaaaaaaattgttgcttATGTTTTGATTCTTATTATTAGACGATTAGTTAGATGGTTGATAAACATAATTTTACTCactttaaatctttaattatagATTCTTGGATTGtaatcataaataaattcattgtcTTAACTGAGCTTCATCTAATTAGGTTTATTTTGACCTTGACTATTATTCtactaattttatgtttttttctaGAGTAGACGATCTAGCGTTTAGATAGATGGTCTAAAGGAAGTGTTTACCACTGCGAATGGACCAAATAGCATGGAAGTCCATGTTGCTttcttgaatcaaaacaaaaaatataaaatttgagttaaggaattaaagaataaaatctacaatatcttaaaaacaaaattaaagcaaatctttaaaaaaatacgaAGAAACTGAGTTGACAataaaacaagaaacaacatCCAAGAATTTTGAGAAGTTGGAAATTGAGAAAATATGAATCGAAATATATTATGTGGTCCTTAGAGCAAAGAAACCTATAAAAATgcaaggtttagggtttagggtttaaaggTTCAAGGAGAAAGGATCAAACTTGATAGTAGCTATCAAAAAGTAGAGTATTAAAAGTTCCttagttttctttaatttcttcaTTATAATTATTTCATCTACCTTCATATGAAAGGCTAAACTTCTTTGGGTTGATTCTCTTATGATTTAATAATGAATTCTGAGCTTATATGGATCAACGTGGTTATTTGTGATTTTTTCGAAGATGTGTTTACTGTTTGTCATATTTCTTGTATTAACCATGTAGCTTCTTTGTAGGGTATTTCCCATCTCACGGTAGCtgccactacaagaaaatcatgaaatagaaaccaatttttaaataccaaaaataattagttgctatagtaactaaattagataccattttagaaactaaagaaaatggtttctaaattagtctctattcttattaaatggtttctaaattggtatctaattagcaaccaaggtttttgctatcaaatttagaaactaaataattggtagttaaaatcttggtagctaaatagataccaatttagaaatcatttaacaataatagaaattaatttagaaaccaatttttttttttagtttctaaaatggtttctaatttagttactatagcaactaattattttttgtgtttaaaattagtttctatttcatgtttttcttataGTGTGCCAAAATGTTCTTTCAAAACTAGATAATTCTTTATCCTTAATGCTTTCGGTCTTTGATCTTAGTCTTGATTTTCGGTCTTAATAAACACGATTAACACTCAATTCAATTTACAGAGGATATATAGTTAAGATCAATGATTCAATCCCTTTAGTTTATGGTATTTATCTATGTATAACAATCACATTAGGACCCAACTTATAGGGTAGTTAAAATAGGTCCTTAATcgcatttttttatcaacaataaaaaatcaataaatgggaaccactttagaggtgttccaacccttatccataaataacattaccattTTCCTAGCTAGAACCGCCTACCAGAATGCAAAAAAACATTAACAGATCTTCCTCATATAGTCCAAATGATTCAGAACCCAATTTGATTAAGGAAAGGGATCAACTAAACTTTGCGTAAATCCAATACTAAACCTTTACTCACGTCAAAGCAAACACTTCTACCACATCTGCCACTCCCCTTAATCGCATCGCATGTACATATTGACTAATTACATTATTTGATTCTAATCTTGATTAGAAAGTGTTCGATTAAGATGATGCCGAAATGCTGGGATAGTCGAACAGTACACAGTAAATACTAAAAGTCTGTAAATTTATGATTTCTTTGGTTTTAGTATTATAGATTATGATATTATACCttttactattatttaattattacagTATTTCTGTGGGACTCTTGAATCTTGAAGCAGTTTGGTGatgaatataatttaaagaACATGATTGGAACCGGAATGGAGGAAGTGAAAGAACTTTTGTGCACAGTAAAAAGTGTAAACTTTCATCATTGGAGTTGCTTAGACCACATCACAAAGAATGGCAGGCAGGATCTGAATAAACTGGTTCAAATTCAACAAGACAGGTCGTCCTCATGTTGTCACTCTGACTGTCGGAATTTACGTCATTACAAATGCTTGCAGTATAAGCAtgcacaattttttaaatataagcaGCTCACATTAATATTCAAGTTTATGGAACTATTACAGTGATTTTTGTGATCTTAGAATACTCAGTTtcaagaaggaaaagaatgaAATCAATCTTATGGGTAACGTTACTTTTACGTTAATCTACTCCCATTTTGCTCTTACGAACACAAATCATGACCATATGGCAACTTTTTCCATCATTGGCTACGGTTCAGTGTATGAGCCTTTCAATCATGTCTCAAGTGTTGCCTCATTAATTAGTTGACAATCATAACACTCAAAGGCTGCCCCAGTTATCATTAGCTGGCAACACAAATATCACAGCTTGAGTCTAGAAATGTATGATACCATATTCAACCAAGATTTGCTGGAATATCTTAGACTAGGAGCAAGAATATATCTCAATGAAAGTCCAACGTTATTGGCGCCTTGCATCATGCTGAAGTCAATTATTTTTTGTGactttagtaaaaaaattattatcaagTTCTTAATCTAATAACTAAATGTTGTAAGAACTCATTACCACAAAATGTGGTAATGAGTATATGAACAACGTTAACAGTTCTGAAGCTTAAGAACTGTACCATTGAAGGTCTTAAACCCCAT
Encoded here:
- the LOC137832468 gene encoding putative cell wall protein, which translates into the protein MASKASPFLALVLISNILIATAVAGRSIAEKTNTQDKKEPQFLFKSHDRVYIPGIGPVGFPPKFHLTPHNPFTHGNGGAGAGTGTGIGTGSGIGTGTGSGPGTGSGPGTGSGSGSTGRSYVPGGDDTFVPNPGYEVPIPGSGGSVPAPIHP